The Aestuariibaculum lutulentum genome segment TCGAAGTAATGCGATGTAGGGTTTCATTTTGCTATAGCCTTTGAAGCAATATACGCGCCTGTCCAGGCATTTTGAAAGTTAAATCCGCCAGTTACGGCATCTATGTTTAATACTTCTCCAGCAAAAAACAGATTTTTATGAATTCGGCTTTCAAAAGTTTTAAAGTTAATTTCCTTTAAATCGACACCACCAGCGGTTACAAATTCATCTTTAAAGGTGCTTTTTCCGTCTACATTAAAAACGGCTTTGATTAACTGACCAGCCAACGCTTCTAATTGTTGTTTATTTAATTCGGCCCAACGGGTTTCTTCATCCATATTAGATGCCAACACCAACTGATGCCATAAGCGTTTTGGCAAATCGAATTGTGTCGATTTGAACACAGTTTTCTTAGCCAAATCCTGTTTCAAAACTTTTAATTCTTCCAGACAATCTTCGAACGACTGTCTGATAAAATTAATTTCTATTTGAAATTTATAATCCAGCTTAGCCAGCTCCACCGCACCAAAGGCCGACAACTTTAAAATAGACGGTGCACTCATTCCCCAATGCGTAATTAACAATGGACCTTCGCTATACAAATTGGTTCCTAAAACCGAAACCTCAACATGCGAAGCCACAACTCCTGGAATATCTTTTATACGGCTATCGTTTATATTGAACGTAAATAACGACGGAACGGGTTGCGAAATGGCATGCCCTAAATTCTCAAGAAGTTTCCAGAATTTCACACTGCTTCCGGTTGCAATTAACAAGGTTTCACACTGAAACATTTCGTCTTTGGTATGAATCTCAAATCCTTCATCTAAAGGTTGAATATCTGAAACATTCTGACTGTACAATATCTCAACCTGATGCTTTTTAGCTTCATTTAAAAAACAATCGATAATAGTTTGTGAAGAATTCGACTCCGGAAACATACGTCCGTCATCTTCAATTTTTAAAGGCACGCCGCGTTTTTCAAACCATTCAATAGTATCACCTGTCATAAACTGATGGAAAGGTCCTAAAAGTTCCTTCTCACCACGCGGGTAATTCTTTATTAATTCCTGCGGAATAAATTCGGCATGCGTCACATTACAGCGACCACCACCAGATATTTTCACCTTTTGAAGTCCTTCTTTTGCCTTTTCTAAAATAACGACTTTTAACTCCGGATTCTGCTCCGCAATGTTGATTGCCGCAAAAAAACCAGCTGCACCACCGCCAACTATAATAACATCGTATTGCTTCATATTCTATCTGGATAGTCGGAAATGATACCATCTACACCATAACTTTTCATTCTGGCTATAGTTTCTTCATCATTAACCGTCCACGTATTTACTTTATACCCTTTTGATTGGGCAAAATTAACGTTCTCGCGAGTTAATAAAGCAAAATTGGGATGAATAATTTTTGAATTAATAGTTTCAGCAAATTCAATAGCTTCAGCAACATTGGCTTTCGTTAAAACTGCCAACGGAATTTGCTTATTCAGTTTATAAACATCTTCCAACTCGTGATGCTGAAAACTGGACACGATAAAATCGGAATACTTCCAGCCTTTCTCATTAACATAAGTTTCAATTATGTCACAGGTTTTAGCTGCAGTGTGTTTTCCTTTTAATTCAATATTCAACAAGCAAGTTTTGTTTATTAAATCCAGAACTTCTTCAAGTGTTGGTATTTTATAATGTTCGTTAACATTAATTTCTTTAAGTTCTTTTAAAGTCCGTTTACCAATTTCACCTGTGCCATTGGTCATTCTATCTAAAGTAAAATCGTGAAACACAACCAATTCTCCCGAAGCACATCCATGCACATCGATTTCAATACCATCAACATTAAAACTCAATGCTTTTTGTATCGACTCGATAGTGTTTTCTGCTACATATGCCAAAGCGCCTCGATGTCCCACTTTTAAACCTTTGTAATTCATTATTTCTTTTTAATTGGTCGCATTAAACCTTCCTGAGTTACAGACGCTACAAGCTTGCCGTCTCGGGTAAAAATATTACCTCGTGCAAAACCTCGAGCATTTGATGTATTGGGCGACTCTATAGAATACAGCATCCAGTCATCGAAATCGAAATCTCTAAAATACCACATCGAGTGATCTAAACTGGCCGTTTGAGTATTCCCATAATGTGCTTTACTGGCATGACGGTTCATGGCTGCTGCCAGAATATTATAGTCTGATATGTAGGTTAAAATTTGTTGCTTTGTGGCATGATCTAAGGATGTGGCATCCCCGTTTAGTTTAAACCAAACATGGGTAAAAGAGGGCAAATCTTCTTTATTAAACGGATTCACCACTTCCACCGGCTTAAACTCTATTGGTCGCTCGACTTCAATAAAACTTTTGGTACGAGATGGAATGGCATCACCAAACTGATCGAGCATATCAGTCCAGCTTAGTAATTCTTCCGGCTGTTTTATACCTTCCGGCATATCTATTTGATGATTATAACCTTCCTCTTCCTTATGAAAGGATGCTGACAAAATAAAAATGGTCGTGCCTTCCTGAGCGGCTGTAACCCGACGAACCGAAAAACTTCCACCATCGCGGACAATGCTTACATTATATTCAATGGGTTTTGTTAAATCCCCCGCTTCTAAGAAATAAGCATGCATAGAATGTAGAATTCTATCGTTTACACCTGTTCTGCTTGCGGCATTAATGGCCTGCGCCAAAACCTGACCACCAAACACATGCGGACTTCCAATCGTTACACTGTTACCAACAAAAGTAGTATCTCCTGTTTTTCCTAATTTTATAAGATCTATTAACTGATTAACCGTTGTCATGCGCTCGTTTTTCTAATGAATCTATAAATCTAATAAATGAAAATAAGCCGACCATATTTTTTAAATACTTAATTTTGCCGAAAATCATTAATCATGCCCTTAAGAATTCAATATATCCTTTTTTTCTCTTTCTTATTTATTGCTTGTAGCACCGGAAAACTTACTGTTGTAGCCGATATTCCTAACGAATTAAAAGAAGTTTCAGGAAACGAAATTACCACCAATTCCGATTTAATCTGGGTGATTGAAGACGCTGGAAACCGCAACAATGTATATGGCTTAAACGACAAAGGTTACATTGTAAAAGACATCGACGTTAAAAATGCCAATAACATGGATTGGGAAGATTTAACGACCGACAATGAAGGAAATCTGTATATTGGCGATATTGGAAACAACGATAAAAACCGAAAATGGTTGAGCATCTTAAAAATATCTAATCCGGAAATAATTGAAGACGAAACCACAGCTGAAGTGATAAAGTTTAAACTTCCTAAAGGCGAAAGTCCTAAAGACTTTGAAGCTATGTTTTTTTACAACGATTTCTTCTATTTATTTAGCAAAGAACCGGGAAAAGCTATTCTAATAAAAGTGCCAAACATCATAGGAAAACATACCGCTGAAATTTTGACCGAATTTAACCTTAACGGAAAAAACAACCAAATCACATCGGCAGACATAAGTGATGATGGCAAAACCGTGGTTTTACTTAACCATGAAAAAGTCTGGATATTAACCAATTTCACCGACGATAATTTCTTTGGAGGAAAACTAACAAAACTACCTTTTGAGCACGATTCTCAAAAAGAAGGCGTTTGTTTTGAAGACAACAATACTATTCTGATTACCGATGAAAGTAACGACGATTTAGGCAGTAACATTTATAGCTTTGAGCTGAATAAATAAGAGTTCACTTCTCACCTCTGTTCGGACGAATACCTACTAATTTTATCTATTAAAACTTCATCCCAAAACCGAAAGAAAAACGCATACCATCTTCTCCGTTAAACAGATTAAATGTTGCCGAAACGGTTTCTGCAGCGGCTACCCAAAAACCACCACCGTAATCGTTATGCCATTTA includes the following:
- a CDS encoding BaiN/RdsA family NAD(P)/FAD-dependent oxidoreductase; translation: MKQYDVIIVGGGAAGFFAAINIAEQNPELKVVILEKAKEGLQKVKISGGGRCNVTHAEFIPQELIKNYPRGEKELLGPFHQFMTGDTIEWFEKRGVPLKIEDDGRMFPESNSSQTIIDCFLNEAKKHQVEILYSQNVSDIQPLDEGFEIHTKDEMFQCETLLIATGSSVKFWKLLENLGHAISQPVPSLFTFNINDSRIKDIPGVVASHVEVSVLGTNLYSEGPLLITHWGMSAPSILKLSAFGAVELAKLDYKFQIEINFIRQSFEDCLEELKVLKQDLAKKTVFKSTQFDLPKRLWHQLVLASNMDEETRWAELNKQQLEALAGQLIKAVFNVDGKSTFKDEFVTAGGVDLKEINFKTFESRIHKNLFFAGEVLNIDAVTGGFNFQNAWTGAYIASKAIAK
- a CDS encoding glycerophosphodiester phosphodiesterase, with product MNYKGLKVGHRGALAYVAENTIESIQKALSFNVDGIEIDVHGCASGELVVFHDFTLDRMTNGTGEIGKRTLKELKEINVNEHYKIPTLEEVLDLINKTCLLNIELKGKHTAAKTCDIIETYVNEKGWKYSDFIVSSFQHHELEDVYKLNKQIPLAVLTKANVAEAIEFAETINSKIIHPNFALLTRENVNFAQSKGYKVNTWTVNDEETIARMKSYGVDGIISDYPDRI
- a CDS encoding acyl-CoA thioesterase; its protein translation is MTTVNQLIDLIKLGKTGDTTFVGNSVTIGSPHVFGGQVLAQAINAASRTGVNDRILHSMHAYFLEAGDLTKPIEYNVSIVRDGGSFSVRRVTAAQEGTTIFILSASFHKEEEGYNHQIDMPEGIKQPEELLSWTDMLDQFGDAIPSRTKSFIEVERPIEFKPVEVVNPFNKEDLPSFTHVWFKLNGDATSLDHATKQQILTYISDYNILAAAMNRHASKAHYGNTQTASLDHSMWYFRDFDFDDWMLYSIESPNTSNARGFARGNIFTRDGKLVASVTQEGLMRPIKKK